Proteins from one Mucilaginibacter jinjuensis genomic window:
- a CDS encoding AsmA-like C-terminal region-containing protein: MASWLKWVLGILGGLILLVVLLLVGATLYINSHKAKVIALINTELNKNIDGSLSIGDMSPSFFRSFPGVSLSLKNVIVRDRKWTEHRHTLLDSKDFDVSVNAAALLHGTIDINHVDINDAAIDIYTDTSGYSNTSVFKKNKSKPKNPKDKGSTSAQLSRFNLHNVSLTIDNQHGGKLFKFDVNELNGKMDFPDSGWTAQVHMKVMSRSLAFNLSHGSFIKDKLIETDMVAGYNETSKKINIKSDNFNIAGDNFTLNALFAPAAKSMNFAFHLKVNQILWRNAASLVSANITKTLNKFNLDKPIDVTANIDGNFGGGEPLLYITATVKNNRLTVPGAVIDNCNFNGIFTNNYVKGKGLGDENSIIHFTKLSGSFKGIPFKVDTASVINLTTPIATGVLQANFPLTDMNELFAKVLRFNMGTADLLLHFRADIINLQLNKPYVAGNININNAEFTYLPNSLNLKKTSLSMQFTNGNLMLNNIRVQVGQSIVTMNGRADNLMNLYYNAPEKIVVDWNVNSPQIHLAEFLGIINRRKKAAVKSSAKGNSSNMVDQFTNVINKSQVNLNMQVANVHYNKFLATDAKAKLKLSEDGIEIKDIALKTSGGTLAIRGRIVQDDVANRFDVSTVISHVNIHDFFYAFNNFGITAPTYENLKGLLSAKAQLAGTFNGHGGILSQSLKGMVLLNLTDGALINFNPLKTAGKIAFPFRNLNNIQIPNLDAEFDINGRMITIKPMKLTSSVINADVAGVYGLDRGTDITMDVPLRNPKNDTTITDKEELKKKRYKGIVLHLAAKDDGTGKVKIGFNKDRKKDKEEE; the protein is encoded by the coding sequence ATGGCAAGTTGGTTAAAATGGGTGCTCGGTATATTAGGCGGACTAATATTACTGGTTGTTTTGCTTTTAGTTGGAGCAACTCTTTACATCAATAGCCATAAAGCCAAGGTTATTGCACTCATTAATACCGAGCTTAATAAGAATATCGATGGTTCACTGTCGATAGGTGACATGAGCCCTTCGTTTTTCAGAAGCTTTCCTGGTGTATCGCTTTCTTTAAAAAATGTTATTGTACGCGACAGGAAATGGACCGAACACCGCCATACACTTTTAGACTCGAAAGATTTTGATGTTTCTGTAAATGCCGCTGCGCTTTTGCATGGTACAATAGATATTAACCATGTGGATATTAATGACGCCGCAATTGATATTTACACCGATACCTCGGGCTATAGCAATACTTCTGTTTTTAAGAAAAATAAAAGCAAACCGAAAAATCCCAAAGATAAAGGCAGCACATCGGCACAACTGAGCCGGTTTAATCTGCACAATGTTAGCCTCACCATAGATAACCAGCACGGCGGCAAGCTGTTTAAATTTGATGTAAACGAGTTGAACGGCAAGATGGATTTCCCGGATTCGGGTTGGACAGCACAGGTACACATGAAGGTAATGTCGCGCAGCCTGGCATTTAATTTATCGCACGGCAGCTTTATTAAAGATAAACTGATTGAAACTGATATGGTGGCCGGGTATAACGAAACCAGTAAAAAGATCAACATAAAGTCAGACAATTTTAACATAGCCGGCGATAACTTTACATTGAATGCCTTATTTGCACCCGCTGCCAAATCGATGAACTTTGCCTTCCATCTAAAAGTTAATCAAATACTTTGGCGCAATGCCGCATCGCTGGTATCGGCTAATATTACTAAAACACTTAACAAGTTTAATTTAGATAAACCAATTGATGTTACCGCCAATATAGATGGCAACTTTGGCGGTGGCGAACCATTGCTTTACATCACCGCAACAGTAAAAAACAACAGGCTTACCGTACCGGGTGCTGTAATTGACAACTGTAATTTTAACGGGATATTTACCAATAACTACGTAAAAGGCAAGGGACTGGGCGACGAAAACTCCATTATTCATTTCACCAAACTTTCCGGCAGTTTCAAGGGCATACCTTTTAAAGTTGATACTGCCAGTGTCATTAACCTCACAACGCCAATTGCTACCGGCGTATTACAGGCAAATTTTCCGCTTACGGATATGAACGAGCTGTTCGCCAAAGTTCTTCGCTTTAACATGGGAACCGCCGATTTGCTATTACATTTTAGAGCAGACATCATTAACTTGCAACTAAACAAGCCTTATGTTGCCGGTAACATCAACATCAATAATGCCGAATTTACTTATTTGCCCAACAGCCTCAATTTAAAGAAAACTTCCCTCTCTATGCAATTCACAAATGGGAATCTGATGCTCAACAACATTAGGGTACAGGTTGGCCAAAGCATTGTAACCATGAACGGCAGGGCCGATAACCTGATGAACTTGTACTACAATGCACCTGAGAAGATTGTGGTTGATTGGAATGTTAACAGTCCGCAGATCCATTTAGCCGAGTTTCTGGGTATTATAAACAGGCGCAAAAAAGCTGCGGTTAAAAGTTCGGCAAAGGGTAACAGCAGCAATATGGTAGATCAGTTTACCAACGTGATCAACAAATCGCAGGTGAATTTGAATATGCAGGTTGCCAATGTACATTACAACAAGTTTCTGGCTACCGATGCCAAAGCGAAGCTGAAATTATCTGAAGATGGGATCGAAATTAAAGACATCGCCCTGAAAACTTCCGGCGGCACGTTGGCTATTAGGGGGCGCATAGTGCAGGATGATGTGGCCAACCGTTTCGATGTAAGCACGGTGATAAGCCACGTTAACATTCATGATTTCTTTTATGCCTTCAACAATTTCGGCATCACAGCCCCAACTTATGAAAATTTGAAAGGTCTGTTATCAGCCAAAGCACAGCTTGCAGGGACTTTCAACGGGCATGGAGGTATCCTGTCGCAATCTTTAAAAGGTATGGTACTGCTCAATTTAACAGATGGTGCCTTAATTAATTTTAACCCGCTAAAAACGGCCGGTAAAATTGCATTTCCGTTCCGTAACCTCAATAACATCCAGATCCCCAACCTCGATGCCGAGTTTGATATTAACGGCAGGATGATCACCATTAAACCTATGAAACTAACCTCGAGCGTAATTAATGCCGATGTTGCCGGGGTATACGGCTTGGATAGGGGTACAGATATAACTATGGATGTACCGCTCCGTAATCCCAAAAACGATACCACCATTACCGATAAGGAAGAGTTGAAAAAGAAACGCTATAAGGGCATCGTGCTACACCTCGCCGCCAAAGATGACGGCACCGGTAAAGTGAAAATCGGGTTTAATAAGGATAGGAAGAAGGATAAAGAGGAAGAGTAG
- a CDS encoding helix-turn-helix domain-containing protein has product MIGQTTLDDFYQRNSAPLPEGVAREIGHFNVFEAEKLFDKKTGSRIMPYSRRAYYKISWLQGKSKAEYADKVIDIKQSALLFATPKIPYHWLPADSNQYGMFCIFTPDFLTQGKSGVLLDELPIFQPGQLPVFQLSGEEVKEVEYIFRKMIREIGADYQYKYDLLRNLVLELIHYGQKLQPMSAMSATQNASERISSLFVELLERQFPLESPHQKLTLRTAKDYADRLAVHVNHLNKVLKEATGHTTTEIISNRVIQEAKILLKQTHWSVSEIAYALGYDDLAHFSKYFKKQTNFTPIAFRA; this is encoded by the coding sequence ATGATCGGCCAAACCACACTTGATGACTTTTACCAACGGAACAGCGCCCCGCTGCCCGAAGGTGTAGCGCGTGAGATTGGCCATTTCAATGTATTTGAAGCCGAGAAGTTGTTCGATAAAAAAACGGGCTCGCGCATAATGCCTTACAGCAGGCGGGCGTACTACAAAATCAGTTGGTTGCAGGGCAAAAGCAAGGCCGAATACGCCGATAAGGTAATAGATATTAAACAAAGTGCCTTGCTGTTTGCCACGCCGAAAATACCCTACCACTGGTTGCCTGCGGATAGCAATCAGTACGGTATGTTCTGCATTTTTACGCCCGACTTTTTAACCCAGGGTAAAAGTGGGGTGCTGTTGGATGAACTACCGATATTTCAGCCGGGACAATTGCCCGTGTTCCAGCTTTCGGGTGAAGAGGTTAAGGAAGTCGAGTACATCTTCCGTAAAATGATCCGCGAGATTGGGGCCGATTATCAGTATAAATATGATCTGCTGCGCAACCTTGTTCTGGAACTTATTCATTACGGGCAAAAGTTGCAGCCTATGTCGGCCATGAGTGCTACGCAGAATGCTTCTGAAAGGATTTCGTCCCTGTTTGTCGAATTGCTGGAAAGGCAGTTTCCACTCGAATCTCCTCATCAAAAGCTAACCCTGCGTACCGCCAAAGATTATGCCGACCGCCTGGCTGTGCATGTAAACCACCTGAACAAAGTTTTAAAAGAAGCTACCGGGCATACCACAACCGAGATTATTAGTAACAGGGTGATCCAGGAAGCTAAGATCCTGCTCAAACAAACCCATTGGAGCGTGAGTGAAATTGCCTATGCTTTGGGTTATGATGATCTGGCGCATTTCTCTAAATACTTTAAAAAGCAAACCAACTTTACTCCAATAGCTTTCCGCGCCTGA
- a CDS encoding DUF6515 family protein → MKKHSPKWMATVLLSATFIMILDPIVPAFAQRHGGGGHPGGGQHSGDGGRPPGGGGHPGGGQRPPGGGGHPGGGQRPPGGGGHPGGGQRPPSNNHRPPGGSHPGNNHRPPSNNHRPPSNNHRPPINNHRPPGNNHRPPANNHRPPVNNHRPPVNHRPITNRPGYGYRPPVARPPVFRPARPVYVYRRPYHSYYYHPYRPYYWGPSWHPLGFVVAALATTAIAIAVNNQHYHYVNGVYYEPYNSSYRVIPAPVGASITVLPDGYTVVPVSGVSYYYYGGAYYTRYSGGYRVVGPPVGAVVVNLPDGAAEATISGNRYLVYNNTYYQPVVVNGANSYEVVDIRAR, encoded by the coding sequence ATGAAAAAACATTCTCCAAAATGGATGGCAACGGTATTGTTGTCGGCCACATTTATTATGATTCTTGATCCCATTGTACCTGCCTTTGCACAAAGGCACGGAGGTGGTGGGCATCCTGGCGGAGGTCAACATTCAGGTGACGGCGGTCGTCCCCCAGGAGGAGGAGGGCATCCAGGCGGTGGTCAACGTCCGCCTGGCGGTGGCGGTCATCCGGGCGGCGGTCAGCGTCCTCCGGGTGGAGGAGGGCATCCTGGTGGTGGTCAACGTCCGCCATCAAATAATCACAGGCCACCAGGAGGTAGTCATCCGGGTAATAATCATCGTCCGCCATCTAACAACCACAGGCCGCCAAGCAATAACCACCGTCCTCCGATAAATAACCACCGTCCGCCAGGTAATAACCACAGGCCTCCTGCTAATAATCATCGCCCACCTGTAAACAACCACAGGCCGCCGGTTAATCACAGGCCTATTACCAACAGGCCAGGTTATGGATATCGTCCGCCGGTAGCAAGGCCGCCTGTGTTCAGGCCTGCGCGCCCTGTGTATGTATACCGCAGGCCATATCATAGCTATTATTATCATCCTTACCGTCCATATTACTGGGGCCCGTCATGGCATCCGCTTGGCTTTGTTGTAGCGGCACTGGCAACTACGGCTATTGCTATTGCGGTTAATAACCAGCATTACCACTACGTTAATGGTGTGTACTACGAACCTTATAACAGCAGTTACCGCGTAATACCCGCACCTGTTGGCGCTTCAATTACCGTACTGCCCGATGGTTATACCGTAGTGCCGGTTTCGGGAGTAAGCTATTACTATTATGGCGGTGCATATTATACGCGGTATAGCGGTGGCTATCGTGTAGTTGGCCCTCCTGTTGGCGCAGTTGTAGTTAACCTGCCCGATGGTGCTGCCGAAGCTACAATCAGCGGCAACCGTTACCTGGTTTATAACAATACCTATTATCAGCCGGTAGTAGTTAATGGGGCAAATAGTTATGAGGTGGTGGATATTAGAGCACGATAG
- a CDS encoding tetratricopeptide repeat protein, translating into MKNLHKLLLPLIVACCIHLSASAQNNAANDLIKQGIAFHNQGNYTDAVTKFNEALKVDPQNEYAHYELAFSLYELKKPTDAIPHLEIAAKSANKDLVVASYSLLASIYDQDNQSAKAFDIYNEAIKINPDYPQIYYNLGIAYSRAQRYPEAENAAIEAIKHNPKSASSQRLYALVCFHQNKRANALMGLCSFILLEPTGARAAEAYGNIQHILQGGVLKDANGKTTLQVSLSDQQEISTFNMAISMAMLSAQTKGLAGLALLEYQLKTTFGIVGELSAKKADKSFFDKFFVDYFYKLSQTNYMPALTHTIALTDPKADNANWGKQNTDQINGMATWLQNTPRGY; encoded by the coding sequence ATGAAAAACCTTCACAAATTATTATTACCCCTAATTGTGGCCTGTTGCATCCATTTATCAGCATCGGCACAAAATAATGCAGCTAACGATTTAATAAAACAAGGTATTGCCTTCCACAACCAGGGCAATTATACCGATGCTGTTACCAAATTTAACGAGGCCTTAAAAGTTGATCCGCAAAACGAATATGCCCATTATGAGCTGGCGTTTTCGTTATATGAATTAAAGAAACCTACTGATGCTATTCCGCATTTAGAGATCGCAGCCAAATCAGCCAATAAAGATCTTGTTGTAGCCTCTTACTCTTTGCTGGCCAGCATTTATGATCAGGATAATCAATCAGCCAAGGCGTTTGATATTTATAACGAAGCCATTAAAATAAACCCCGACTACCCCCAGATTTATTATAACCTGGGCATTGCCTACTCGCGCGCGCAGCGATATCCTGAAGCCGAGAATGCTGCCATTGAAGCTATTAAGCATAACCCCAAAAGTGCCAGCAGCCAGCGTTTATATGCCCTGGTGTGCTTTCACCAAAACAAAAGGGCTAACGCTTTGATGGGGCTTTGCAGCTTTATTTTGCTGGAGCCAACCGGTGCGCGGGCGGCCGAGGCTTACGGTAATATCCAGCATATTTTGCAGGGAGGTGTATTGAAAGATGCCAATGGCAAAACCACACTTCAGGTTTCGCTAAGCGATCAGCAAGAAATCAGCACGTTCAATATGGCTATCAGCATGGCTATGTTATCGGCACAAACCAAAGGGCTTGCCGGTTTAGCTTTGTTGGAGTATCAGCTTAAAACCACATTTGGCATAGTTGGCGAACTATCTGCAAAGAAAGCCGACAAATCGTTTTTCGATAAGTTCTTTGTTGATTATTTCTACAAGCTATCGCAAACTAACTACATGCCTGCCCTTACCCACACCATTGCCCTAACCGACCCTAAAGCCGACAACGCCAACTGGGGCAAACAAAACACAGACCAGATAAACGGCATGGCAACCTGGTTACAAAATACGCCGAGAGGCTATTGA
- a CDS encoding glycoside hydrolase family 18 protein, whose translation MMLKKILPLLLVALFVTAIVFTSKAQSAKNKYVVIGYVGGYKGLYDTTMVDARKLTHINYAFVDLQDNRAYLRHRRTDTTNLQNLVKLKKINPDLKVLISIGGWAWSNNFSDMALSDTSRLAFAKSAVGIIRQYKLDGIDIDWEYPDNKGAGNIFRAEDKQNYTLMFKALRQQLDTLEKETGKKLLLTAAVGGFKRFLQHTEMDKVANYLNYINLMTYDYLQDSLGITVHHTNLYASKKYYTRDDANDAVKDFVAAGVPRNKLVMGIAFYGRSYRVATDSTNHGLGVKTVERMRGSGYTFIKDSLLNQNGFKYYRDNGAKAAYLYNAETKQFISMDDEWSVQKKCDYVKKSDMAGVMFWEYVEDKKEYLLNEINKDFKKSR comes from the coding sequence ATGATGCTTAAAAAGATTTTGCCGCTGCTACTTGTTGCCTTGTTTGTTACCGCAATAGTGTTTACATCAAAAGCCCAATCTGCTAAAAATAAGTACGTAGTAATTGGCTACGTTGGAGGCTATAAAGGTTTGTATGATACCACCATGGTTGATGCCCGTAAACTAACGCATATCAACTACGCCTTTGTAGACCTGCAGGATAACCGGGCCTACTTAAGGCACCGCCGTACAGATACCACCAATTTACAAAACCTGGTTAAGCTGAAAAAGATAAACCCCGATCTGAAAGTGCTTATCTCTATCGGTGGATGGGCGTGGAGCAATAATTTTTCGGACATGGCGCTTAGCGATACTTCCAGGTTAGCCTTTGCGAAGAGCGCGGTCGGCATCATCAGGCAATATAAACTGGATGGGATTGATATTGACTGGGAGTACCCCGATAACAAAGGAGCCGGCAATATATTCCGTGCCGAAGATAAGCAGAACTACACGCTGATGTTTAAAGCCCTGCGCCAACAACTGGATACATTGGAAAAAGAAACAGGTAAAAAGCTTTTGCTCACTGCCGCGGTTGGAGGTTTCAAGCGCTTTCTACAGCATACAGAAATGGATAAGGTAGCCAATTACCTTAACTATATAAACTTGATGACCTACGATTACCTGCAGGATAGCCTGGGGATCACTGTACACCATACCAACCTGTATGCATCAAAAAAATATTATACCCGTGACGATGCCAATGATGCTGTAAAAGATTTTGTGGCCGCCGGGGTACCGCGCAACAAACTGGTAATGGGCATTGCTTTTTACGGTCGATCGTACCGGGTGGCAACAGATAGTACTAACCACGGCTTAGGCGTAAAAACGGTAGAACGTATGAGAGGCAGTGGCTATACTTTTATTAAAGACAGTCTCTTAAACCAAAACGGATTTAAATATTACCGCGATAATGGCGCTAAAGCAGCGTACCTGTATAATGCAGAAACCAAACAATTTATCAGTATGGACGATGAATGGTCGGTGCAAAAGAAATGCGATTATGTGAAGAAGAGCGATATGGCCGGTGTGATGTTCTGGGAGTATGTAGAAGATAAAAAAGAATATTTGTTGAACGAGATTAACAAGGATTTTAAAAAATCGCGTTAA
- a CDS encoding SDR family NAD(P)-dependent oxidoreductase produces MESKSKIALVTGGSRGLGKDMALRLAKKGLDVILTYHSKADDAQNVVAQVEQAGQKAAALQLNTGDLKSFDAFIGQLKEVLTNKFNTDHFDFLINNAGVGAIAPIKDVTEELFDELLNVHFKGVYFFTQKLIPVLNDGGGIINISSGLTRVSFPGSSPYACMKGAIEVFTRYLAKELGPRGIRANTIAPGAIATDFNGAHVRNSEDTQKAISSITALGRVGVAEDIGGVAAFLCTEDARWVNAQRIEASGGMFV; encoded by the coding sequence ATGGAAAGTAAAAGTAAAATTGCATTAGTAACCGGCGGAAGCCGGGGTTTGGGCAAAGATATGGCGTTGCGCCTTGCCAAAAAGGGACTTGATGTGATACTAACCTATCATAGCAAAGCAGATGATGCTCAGAACGTTGTTGCCCAGGTTGAACAGGCCGGACAAAAAGCCGCAGCCCTGCAACTCAATACCGGCGACCTGAAAAGTTTTGATGCATTTATCGGTCAACTGAAAGAGGTGCTGACTAATAAATTCAATACCGATCATTTCGATTTCTTAATCAACAATGCAGGGGTTGGTGCAATTGCACCGATTAAAGATGTAACCGAGGAACTGTTTGATGAACTATTGAACGTGCACTTTAAAGGTGTTTATTTCTTTACTCAGAAATTGATCCCGGTGCTGAACGATGGTGGTGGTATCATCAATATATCATCAGGATTAACCCGCGTAAGTTTTCCTGGTTCATCGCCCTATGCTTGCATGAAGGGCGCTATAGAAGTGTTTACCCGTTACCTGGCCAAAGAGCTTGGACCGCGCGGCATCAGGGCTAATACGATTGCGCCGGGTGCTATAGCTACCGATTTTAACGGTGCCCATGTACGTAACAGCGAAGATACTCAAAAAGCAATAAGCAGCATTACCGCATTAGGCCGTGTAGGTGTTGCTGAAGATATTGGCGGCGTAGCTGCTTTCCTGTGTACCGAAGATGCCCGCTGGGTTAACGCACAAAGGATTGAAGCATCGGGTGGTATGTTTGTGTAA
- a CDS encoding DUF5009 domain-containing protein, which produces MQTLPKRLLSIDVLRALTMFLMIFVNDASGVKHIPEWIDHAAGDTDAMGFADTIFPAFLFILGLSLPFAINNRIKKGESSKNILIYILTRSAALLIMGFYHVNLESYNSKAALIPKAAWALIITVAFFLIWLDYPETMKKARKYALMGLGIILLIAMAVIYKGGKGDHITWMRTSWWGILGIIGWSYLVCACIYWLCKGRLSVLIIAVLVFVGINIAEHTGILTEKLWIIGDASAVSLTMGGIIISGLYAKWVEQGKARLIPVTFIVIGVLLIAAGLLIRPYADGISKIRSTPAWIFICAGITILMFQLFIYIVDMRGQKNFLKAIRPAGTSTLTCYLMPYFQVFLMELFGIKFPYLLRNGMVGLLRSFAVSFILIWLVGLMEKKRLRLKI; this is translated from the coding sequence ATGCAAACTTTACCTAAGCGCCTGTTATCGATAGATGTACTGCGGGCGCTTACCATGTTTTTAATGATTTTTGTGAACGATGCCAGCGGGGTAAAACACATCCCCGAATGGATAGATCACGCCGCCGGTGATACCGACGCGATGGGTTTTGCCGATACCATTTTCCCGGCTTTCCTTTTCATATTGGGCTTGTCGCTGCCCTTTGCCATCAACAACCGCATTAAAAAGGGCGAATCATCCAAAAACATCCTCATTTACATTTTAACCCGTAGTGCAGCGCTGCTCATTATGGGGTTTTATCATGTTAATCTCGAAAGTTATAATTCGAAGGCCGCACTGATACCCAAAGCCGCCTGGGCATTGATAATTACGGTTGCGTTTTTCCTCATCTGGCTGGATTATCCCGAAACCATGAAGAAGGCCCGCAAGTATGCCTTGATGGGGTTAGGCATTATATTGCTTATTGCCATGGCTGTAATTTACAAAGGTGGCAAAGGCGATCATATAACCTGGATGCGCACTTCGTGGTGGGGGATACTGGGTATCATTGGCTGGTCGTATTTGGTTTGTGCCTGTATCTATTGGCTATGTAAAGGCCGGTTAAGTGTGTTGATTATTGCAGTGCTTGTTTTTGTAGGCATCAACATAGCAGAGCATACCGGAATTTTAACCGAAAAGCTATGGATAATAGGGGATGCATCGGCAGTAAGCTTAACTATGGGTGGCATTATTATCTCGGGATTGTATGCCAAATGGGTAGAGCAGGGCAAAGCCCGGTTGATCCCTGTAACATTTATTGTAATTGGAGTATTACTCATCGCCGCTGGATTGCTGATCCGCCCTTATGCTGATGGTATTTCTAAAATACGCTCAACCCCCGCCTGGATATTTATCTGTGCCGGTATTACCATACTCATGTTTCAGTTGTTTATTTACATTGTGGATATGCGGGGGCAAAAAAACTTTTTGAAAGCTATCCGCCCGGCAGGTACCAGTACATTAACATGTTATTTAATGCCTTACTTCCAGGTGTTTTTGATGGAGCTTTTCGGTATCAAATTTCCGTATCTGTTAAGAAATGGAATGGTTGGCTTGCTACGTTCGTTCGCTGTGTCGTTTATATTAATATGGCTCGTAGGGTTGATGGAAAAGAAACGCTTACGACTAAAAATTTAA
- a CDS encoding M17 family peptidase N-terminal domain-containing protein gives MTKNITPKSHRSTLKSAITLIAVALLNLNTASAQTKLPAVGTSAVVGTVDHIDITTTVQSPSNQDTPLQIICVFEYTEGDITSTQALPAAANGLLHVDKALNGLLTDLRKSGKFAGHALETLLLTPPKGTIAAQKLLLIGLGNRNNFTPDLMINVGRVGMREALRLGVSSYSHASDLKDAGIDSPTGIVASNVIKGALEAYETELYLKSKNLSNTKPITKITLLTGPPFFAPSGDAVKAFIQTYRPAVN, from the coding sequence ATGACTAAAAACATCACCCCGAAAAGTCACCGAAGTACCTTAAAATCGGCCATAACATTAATTGCTGTAGCATTATTAAACCTAAATACGGCATCGGCACAAACCAAACTTCCGGCAGTGGGCACGTCGGCAGTTGTGGGCACAGTTGACCATATCGATATTACCACAACGGTGCAAAGCCCATCTAACCAGGATACACCACTGCAAATTATCTGTGTGTTCGAATATACCGAGGGCGATATCACCAGCACCCAGGCATTACCCGCCGCCGCAAACGGATTATTGCATGTAGACAAAGCCCTTAACGGCCTGCTTACCGACCTGCGCAAAAGTGGCAAGTTTGCGGGCCACGCGCTCGAAACATTATTGCTTACCCCACCTAAAGGCACCATAGCTGCACAGAAATTACTATTAATTGGCCTGGGCAACCGCAACAATTTTACGCCCGACCTGATGATAAACGTTGGCCGCGTGGGTATGCGCGAAGCCCTACGCCTTGGTGTAAGCAGTTACTCGCACGCCAGCGATTTAAAGGATGCAGGTATTGATTCGCCAACGGGTATTGTAGCCAGTAACGTAATAAAGGGTGCTTTAGAGGCTTATGAGACTGAACTGTACCTTAAAAGTAAGAACCTGAGCAATACTAAACCCATCACCAAAATTACACTACTAACAGGTCCGCCATTCTTTGCCCCATCCGGCGATGCCGTTAAGGCTTTTATTCAAACCTACCGCCCTGCTGTAAATTGA
- a CDS encoding ThuA domain-containing protein: protein MKNIVLLLFTVLFGIGNLFAQTKAPRFKVIALYENGGHHVEYSKAARHWLDSLAAARNFSIDYIQNTDKIDDAFLANYQLFIQLDYPPYAWKEKAVTAFENYINEGKGGWIGFHHATLLGEFDGYPMWQWFHGFMGGIRFKNYIATFAKAKVNIEDKKHPVMKGVSPSFIVQQEEWYTYDKDPRPNVHVLASVDESTYEPNSDIKMGDHPVVWTNTKYKARNIYIFMGHSPVLFSSKDYTTLFTNAIFWAAQK from the coding sequence ATGAAAAACATTGTCTTATTATTATTTACAGTACTGTTTGGTATCGGTAATTTATTTGCACAGACCAAAGCACCACGGTTTAAAGTGATAGCGCTCTATGAAAACGGCGGTCACCATGTAGAATACTCTAAAGCTGCCAGGCATTGGCTCGATTCGCTAGCTGCGGCCCGCAATTTCAGCATTGATTATATCCAGAATACCGATAAAATTGATGATGCTTTTCTGGCTAATTACCAACTGTTCATCCAGCTCGATTACCCGCCTTACGCCTGGAAAGAAAAGGCTGTAACGGCTTTCGAAAACTATATTAATGAAGGTAAAGGCGGCTGGATAGGCTTCCATCACGCTACCTTATTGGGTGAGTTTGATGGTTACCCGATGTGGCAATGGTTTCACGGGTTTATGGGTGGCATTAGGTTTAAAAACTACATCGCCACCTTTGCCAAAGCCAAAGTAAATATTGAAGATAAAAAGCACCCGGTTATGAAAGGTGTTTCGCCATCATTCATCGTGCAGCAGGAAGAATGGTACACCTACGATAAAGACCCGCGCCCCAATGTGCATGTACTGGCATCGGTTGATGAATCGACCTACGAACCTAACTCAGACATTAAAATGGGTGACCACCCCGTGGTGTGGACCAACACCAAATACAAAGCCCGTAACATATATATTTTTATGGGCCATTCGCCCGTATTGTTTAGTAGTAAAGATTATACAACGCTGTTTACAAACGCAATTTTTTGGGCTGCCCAAAAGTAG